A region from the Aegilops tauschii subsp. strangulata cultivar AL8/78 chromosome 5, Aet v6.0, whole genome shotgun sequence genome encodes:
- the LOC109768652 gene encoding uncharacterized protein gives MALRLHHLPLLLLLLLLVLSTASATHSPETATASARAHPHHHRSPFGTATAHFHPVPSAAPSMHQNHLHADSQSLLSAVDVDPILADAQATDAAEARPAPLVPPQAEAASPPPTLVLPVPNLAEATPQPQEEGSAPTTPAAATTATTSTLLPLPATVATTATPPPPPAVSDAEQGLQQLSRVLTSLGYNEMASEAPLLAHAPPLARWPGAITVFAAPDAFLQAACPMCSRRHLLEQHIAMGYYPYSELAAAATMKIPSASVGFCIKVATERGPFGIHYARIYADGVEVSHPELYNDGRYVVHGLHGFLRPLTHSCFDGPHHHHLTGRSAASSAATAASVVRIMIRDAMARLRDGGYGFVALAMRVKFAELDKLANLTLFALDDPAIFVGGGHDYVSAVRFHIVPNHRLTRADLHRLRPGTVLPTLAGEGQSLVITHYATGSASSNDDVRINYIPIKEPDVVVNSRIAVHGVYVPFPRLHLADLAVASATDQTNGTCGVGEPFGDCASSAITSPKRQVAPGE, from the coding sequence ATGGCTCTCCGTCTTCACCACctacccctcctcctcctcctcctcctcctcgtgctATCCACCGCCTCCGCCACCCACTCGCCGGAGACCGCCACCGCCTCCGCCCGCGCCCACCCCCACCACCACCGCTCGCCGTTCGGCACGGCCACCGCCCACTTCCACCCCGTCCCTAGCGCCGCGCCCTCCATGCACCAAAACCACCTCCACGCCGACAGCCAGTCCCTGCTCTCCGCCGTCGACGTCGACCCCATCCTCGCCGACGCGCAGGCCACGGACGCGGCGGAGGCCCGTCCCGCTCCGCTCGTGCCGCCCCAGGCCGAAGCGGCATCACCGCCTCCCACGCTCGTCCTCCCGGTGCCGAATCTCGCGGAGGCGACGCCGCAGCCGCAGGAGGAGGGGTCCGCGCCGACGACGCCCGCTGCAGCGACGACAGCGACGACCAGCACGCTTCTCCCGCTCCCTGCCACGGTGGCGACGACCGCGaccccgcctccgcctcccgccgtgTCCGACGCCGAGCAGGGGCTGCAGCAGCTCTCCAGGGTGCTCACCTCGCTGGGGTACAACGAGATGGCGTCGGAGGCGCCGCTCCTCGCCCACGCGCCGCCGCTCGCGAGGTGGCCCGGGGCCATCACCGTcttcgccgcccccgacgcctTCCTCCAGGCCGCCTGCCCCATGTGCTCGCGCCGCCACCTCCTCGAGCAGCACATCGCCATGGGCTACTACCCCTACTCCGAGCTCGCCGCCGCAGCCACCATGAAGATCCCCTCCGCCTCCGTCGGCTTCTGCATCAAGGTCGCCACCGAGCGGGGCCCCTTCGGCATCCACTACGCCAGGATCTACGCCGACGGCGTCGAGGTGTCCCACCCCGAGCTCTACAACGACGGCCGCTACGTCGTCCACGGCCTCCACGGCTTCCTGCGCCCGCTCACGCACTCCTGCTTTGACGGCCCGCACCACCATCACCTCACCGGCCGCTCCGCCGCATCCTCCGCGGCCACCGCTGCCTCCGTGGTGCGCATCATGATCCGCGACGCCATGGCGCGACTCCGCGACGGGGGCTACGGCTTCGTGGCGCTGGCCATGCGCGTCAAGTTCGCCGAGCTCGACAAGTTGGCCAACCTGACGCTCTTCGCGCTCGACGACCCGGCCATCTTCGTCGGCGGAGGCCACGACTACGTCTCGGCGGTGCGCTTCCACATCGTCCCCAACCACCGCCTCACGCGCGCAGACCTCCACCGCCTCCGCCCCGGCACGGTCCTCCCCACGCTGGCCGGCGAGGGCCAGAGCCTCGTCATCACCCACTACGCCACCGGCTCGGCCTCCTCCAACGACGACGTCCGCATCAACTACATACCCATCAAGGAGCCCGACGTGGTGGTCAACTCGCGCATCGCCGTCCACGGCGTCTACGTGCCGTTCCCCCGCCTCCACCTCGCCGATCTCGCCGTCGCGTCCGCCACCGACCAGACCAACGGCACCTGCGGCGTCGGGGAGCCCTTCGGCGACTGCGCCTCCTCAGCGATCACCTCTCCCAAGAGGCAAGTAGCTCCCGGCGAGTGA